The following are encoded in a window of Limibacter armeniacum genomic DNA:
- a CDS encoding translocation/assembly module TamB domain-containing protein: MRTKLRNIKITRKEILGGIVRTLSKLGVLLVFFWLLFYLMIQYPAVQTRLVQYASNRLTEMTGFPTTVEGVSINWFDLIALDGVKIMDTKGVPLIDVGELKVDCEYKLLVQNDGDIHLDKVWLKDVSVIMVQDSTTNLSNMDEWIDALSGKPDSVNSSGKSGTFSIGKAYVEQGHYELHFPEKAPADKMQFDQYHMVFDQLYGEVTNFRVVGDTIALDVRDLRGYELSSEVKIHELDTDFYICKTGMSFGDLFLKLGRSSTLKVKDQLDFKYDSYKSFSSFFDSVSMTATLDRSDFVTDDLVRFLPFLHSYNDRYKISGRFDGTISDFEFINADISFGDSSRVVGDLSFGGFPELDSTDMKLRLEAGTYYLPKDIYQYAPTSSHETIGLLGSTAIADADFKGYLSDFTLKGIFDTSLGRLEPNMYVNMNKEVYKGLMSMNRFDLGTFFDQKEVIKDVDGYVRFDGVGYSLKKLRLNSRAEIERINLKGYDYKHISVPKFIYNNKQFDVYATVQDPNLNLTFESLTDFEKDKFNTMIELDAPDLKVLHLMDSTLGIKSHIIADFDGTQWGSLDGTVRMVDSKLFRKGYEVLIDEFDISTDHNKETGDRNVLFDSDFATFKASGQYELNTVISDLYKLINQLLENARADTEKVDMVLDLHKELTDIEQYNMSFELKNKDLNKLIHLFDSTLLLSRNLEARGGFHTGKLDYLNLEIDADSLQWGDYQFLGNYVGMAVAKEKGKRNVDFQMDAKSDKQDFEGVKLANLTMTSSNIDSLFNMDAVIEHPSSGDRLEFLSELIFYKDSMVLDFPESKFRLMDNNWSNDFGRKNRIILGYNGEVKIDDLGFESGEKYLYANGFISEDYQKKLKLNIHKFDLGILERVLGYSFRGQLNINAEFEDLYQHPRMLGEVSVDDVYVDDYFVGNLKGDSEWDGINKRFSVEASLTRNERKVLKLSGSYEPTAPKDRMLDMTMILDGADLKIAESFSKDVVSNLEGTLIGLVNIKGSLEDPILWGDAYIANGSFLLNYTKVRYHFSDKIYIRSNGIYGKNLRLIDNYDNYCYVNGGVYYKDFDNFRLDINARMQNFQGLNTTEKDNGEFYGNVFGTGTVKLAGSFDDMSLSISGKTEKNTKIFIPLSDDGVVEDQSYIRYYDSNKISEDKTVVDISNSRATDSFSLKLDMDIELTQEAYCELIFDKKSGDIIRGNGVGKLQMSMTPQGDLTMFGKVEILKGAYNFTMRMADFNLLDKRFSIEPNSSITWAGDPYGAELNITAAYEQKVSLSPIITDADSIILNAPEVKRRYPVNVLLDMSGKISRPQLDFDIEIQDYPNTIVTSQGTIPMDSYVQAYRQRLQNDEQELNRQVFSLIVMKRLAPENNFGGFTTSAGNSVSELLSNQLSYMLSQVDENFEIDLDLNGLDEEAWKALQLRFTYTFLQGRVRISRDGGFTNSKNETDAASILGDWTVEVALTPQGNFRAKFYQRHNEQIYSGLEGNTTTGASILHTKSFNTLSDIFGKNKKKKKEENELKEKIKELERKEKAKRKADRKTNDETVPPLEEQKEENKQEEKETVPVTKNQEK; this comes from the coding sequence ATGAGGACAAAATTAAGAAATATCAAAATAACGCGTAAGGAAATTCTGGGAGGAATTGTGAGAACACTCAGTAAACTGGGGGTGTTGCTCGTGTTTTTTTGGTTGCTCTTTTACCTTATGATTCAGTACCCCGCAGTACAGACCCGCCTCGTACAATATGCTTCCAATCGTTTGACAGAGATGACAGGCTTCCCAACGACAGTTGAAGGGGTGTCTATCAATTGGTTTGACCTTATCGCATTGGATGGTGTGAAAATCATGGATACGAAAGGTGTTCCGCTGATTGATGTAGGTGAGCTAAAGGTGGACTGTGAGTACAAACTGCTGGTGCAGAATGATGGAGATATTCACTTGGATAAAGTATGGCTAAAGGATGTATCGGTGATTATGGTACAGGACTCTACCACTAACCTGTCCAATATGGATGAATGGATCGATGCATTAAGTGGTAAGCCTGATTCAGTAAATAGCTCAGGTAAATCAGGGACATTTTCCATCGGGAAGGCATATGTGGAGCAAGGACACTATGAATTACATTTTCCTGAAAAAGCTCCTGCTGACAAAATGCAGTTTGATCAGTACCATATGGTATTTGATCAATTGTATGGAGAGGTGACCAATTTCAGGGTAGTGGGTGATACCATTGCTTTGGATGTTAGAGACCTGAGAGGGTATGAACTCAGCAGCGAGGTGAAGATCCATGAACTGGATACAGACTTTTATATCTGCAAAACGGGAATGTCCTTTGGTGACCTCTTTCTGAAACTGGGGCGATCTTCTACACTGAAAGTAAAAGACCAGTTAGATTTCAAATACGATAGCTATAAATCATTCTCATCATTTTTTGACAGTGTCAGTATGACTGCAACACTGGATAGGTCTGATTTTGTAACGGACGACCTTGTTCGTTTTTTGCCATTTCTTCATTCCTATAATGACCGCTACAAAATATCGGGTCGATTTGATGGAACAATTAGTGACTTTGAGTTTATCAATGCGGACATCTCTTTTGGTGACAGTTCTCGGGTAGTCGGAGACCTTTCATTTGGCGGTTTTCCAGAATTAGATTCAACTGATATGAAGTTGCGTCTGGAAGCAGGAACATACTACTTGCCAAAAGATATTTATCAGTATGCGCCTACGAGCAGTCATGAAACAATTGGGTTGCTCGGTTCGACAGCAATTGCAGATGCTGACTTCAAAGGTTACCTGAGTGATTTCACATTGAAAGGCATTTTTGATACATCTCTTGGAAGGCTAGAGCCTAACATGTATGTCAATATGAATAAAGAGGTGTACAAGGGTTTGATGTCTATGAATAGGTTTGACTTGGGGACTTTCTTTGATCAGAAGGAAGTAATCAAGGATGTAGATGGTTATGTCAGGTTTGATGGGGTTGGCTACAGTCTGAAGAAGCTGCGATTGAACTCAAGAGCAGAGATAGAAAGGATTAATCTTAAGGGATATGACTACAAGCATATTTCAGTACCAAAGTTTATTTATAATAATAAGCAGTTTGATGTATATGCGACTGTTCAGGATCCAAACCTTAACCTGACCTTTGAATCTCTCACAGATTTTGAAAAGGATAAGTTCAATACAATGATTGAGCTGGATGCACCTGATTTGAAAGTGCTCCACTTAATGGATTCAACATTAGGTATTAAGTCCCATATAATTGCAGATTTTGATGGTACCCAATGGGGTTCCTTGGATGGAACGGTACGGATGGTAGACTCCAAGTTATTCAGGAAAGGGTACGAGGTGCTGATTGATGAATTTGATATATCTACCGATCATAATAAAGAAACCGGAGACAGGAATGTCTTGTTTGATTCAGACTTTGCCACGTTTAAGGCATCAGGGCAATACGAACTGAATACAGTAATCAGCGATCTTTATAAGCTTATAAACCAATTGTTGGAGAATGCGAGGGCAGATACTGAAAAAGTAGATATGGTGCTAGACCTACATAAGGAGCTAACAGATATCGAACAATACAACATGTCCTTTGAGCTGAAGAACAAGGACCTGAACAAGCTTATCCACCTATTTGATTCTACATTGCTCTTGTCAAGAAATCTGGAAGCCAGAGGGGGATTCCATACCGGAAAACTTGACTACCTGAACCTAGAAATTGATGCAGATTCCTTGCAGTGGGGAGACTACCAGTTTTTGGGTAACTATGTAGGAATGGCCGTTGCGAAGGAAAAAGGGAAAAGGAATGTTGATTTTCAGATGGATGCCAAATCTGATAAGCAGGATTTTGAAGGGGTAAAGCTAGCCAACCTAACTATGACTTCCTCCAATATAGATTCCCTCTTCAATATGGATGCCGTTATTGAGCATCCTTCTTCAGGAGACCGTTTGGAGTTTCTTTCAGAACTTATTTTCTATAAGGACAGCATGGTTCTGGACTTTCCTGAGTCAAAGTTCAGGTTGATGGATAACAATTGGAGTAATGATTTTGGACGGAAAAACCGTATCATTTTAGGCTACAATGGTGAGGTTAAGATTGATGATTTAGGGTTTGAAAGTGGAGAAAAATACCTTTATGCCAATGGTTTTATTTCTGAAGATTATCAGAAAAAGCTGAAGCTGAATATTCATAAGTTTGACTTAGGGATTTTGGAAAGGGTATTGGGATATTCTTTTAGGGGACAGCTAAATATCAATGCTGAATTTGAGGATTTGTATCAACACCCACGGATGCTGGGAGAGGTCAGTGTCGATGATGTATATGTAGATGACTACTTTGTCGGAAACCTAAAAGGTGATTCTGAGTGGGATGGTATTAACAAACGATTTTCAGTTGAGGCCTCTTTGACCCGAAATGAGCGAAAAGTACTGAAGCTGTCAGGTAGTTATGAGCCTACAGCACCAAAGGATCGCATGTTGGATATGACAATGATTCTGGATGGTGCAGACCTGAAAATTGCAGAATCCTTTTCTAAGGATGTAGTATCAAATCTGGAAGGGACACTGATCGGTCTTGTAAACATCAAGGGTAGTTTGGAAGATCCAATATTATGGGGAGATGCCTATATCGCCAATGGTAGTTTCTTACTTAACTATACCAAAGTTCGTTACCATTTCAGTGATAAAATCTATATCAGGTCAAATGGGATTTATGGAAAGAACTTGAGGCTTATAGATAATTATGACAACTATTGCTATGTCAATGGAGGTGTTTACTACAAGGACTTTGACAATTTCAGGCTTGATATCAATGCCCGAATGCAAAACTTCCAAGGCTTAAACACTACTGAGAAAGACAATGGTGAATTCTATGGAAATGTATTCGGTACCGGAACAGTGAAACTGGCTGGTAGTTTTGATGATATGTCTTTGAGCATTTCAGGTAAGACGGAAAAGAATACAAAGATATTTATCCCACTTAGTGATGATGGGGTAGTAGAAGACCAGTCATATATTCGTTACTATGACTCAAATAAAATATCAGAAGACAAGACAGTGGTTGATATCAGTAACAGCAGGGCTACGGATTCATTCTCCCTCAAGTTGGATATGGATATTGAGTTGACCCAAGAAGCTTATTGTGAACTGATATTTGATAAAAAATCAGGAGATATCATTCGTGGTAATGGAGTAGGGAAGTTACAAATGAGTATGACCCCTCAAGGAGACCTTACCATGTTTGGCAAAGTGGAAATCCTGAAAGGTGCCTACAACTTTACAATGAGAATGGCGGACTTCAATTTGTTGGATAAGCGATTCAGTATTGAGCCTAACTCATCTATTACATGGGCAGGGGATCCATATGGTGCTGAACTGAACATTACTGCAGCATATGAACAGAAAGTATCCTTGTCTCCGATTATAACAGATGCAGATAGTATTATTTTAAATGCGCCTGAGGTAAAGAGGAGGTATCCTGTAAATGTATTGCTGGATATGTCCGGAAAAATCTCAAGACCACAACTTGATTTTGATATAGAGATTCAGGATTATCCTAATACCATTGTGACGTCGCAAGGTACCATTCCAATGGATAGTTATGTGCAGGCATATAGGCAGAGGCTCCAAAATGACGAACAAGAATTGAACAGACAGGTTTTCAGCTTGATTGTAATGAAGCGTTTGGCTCCTGAGAATAATTTCGGAGGATTTACAACGTCGGCAGGTAATAGTGTGAGTGAACTCTTGTCCAATCAGCTTAGCTACATGTTGTCTCAGGTGGATGAAAACTTTGAGATTGACCTAGATCTGAATGGATTGGATGAAGAGGCATGGAAAGCACTTCAACTCAGATTTACCTATACTTTCTTGCAGGGTAGGGTCAGGATTTCAAGAGACGGTGGTTTTACAAACAGTAAAAATGAAACGGATGCCGCAAGTATATTGGGAGACTGGACTGTGGAAGTAGCTTTGACTCCTCAAGGTAACTTCAGGGCTAAGTTTTACCAGCGTCATAATGAGCAAATCTACTCAGGATTGGAAGGTAATACCACAACAGGTGCGAGTATTCTGCATACAAAGAGTTTCAATACCTTATCTGATATATTCGGGAAGAATAAGAAGAAGAAAAAAGAAGAGAATGAGCTGAAGGAGAAGATCAAGGAGCTGGAGAGAAAAGAGAAAGCCAAGCGGAAGGCTGATCGGAAGACAAATGATGAGACGGTACCCCCTTTAGAAGAGCAGAAGGAAGAAAATAAGCAAGAGGAAAAGGAGACAGTACCTGTTACCAAAAACCAAGAAAAATAA
- the lgt gene encoding prolipoprotein diacylglyceryl transferase, producing MDILAFIEWAVKPEIISKPIEVRWYGLLFALGFFIGQSLMTKIYKQEGKPESGVDSLTIYVLIATVLGARLGHCLFYDPDYYLAHPVEILMVWKGGLASHGAAIGILIGLWMYSRKFNYHFLWVVDRVVIMVALGGAFIRLGNLMNSEIVGIPTDVPWAFIFERLGDNTPRHPVQLYESLTYFATFAILWGMYKKFGTSLAHGRLFGVFLIMVFGSRIIWEMFKVHQAGFMEGVDLRMGQLLSIPLVLAGLYLLFKSNKGDTVEQEKTKIG from the coding sequence ATGGATATTCTAGCATTCATCGAATGGGCAGTGAAGCCTGAGATCATTTCCAAACCAATTGAGGTTAGATGGTACGGCCTTCTTTTTGCCCTAGGATTTTTTATTGGTCAGTCATTGATGACCAAAATTTACAAACAGGAAGGAAAACCGGAATCAGGTGTTGATTCCCTGACAATATATGTGTTGATCGCCACTGTTCTTGGTGCAAGACTAGGACACTGCCTTTTCTATGACCCTGACTATTACTTGGCTCACCCTGTTGAAATCCTAATGGTATGGAAAGGTGGATTAGCAAGTCACGGTGCAGCGATAGGTATTCTGATTGGTTTGTGGATGTACTCCAGAAAGTTCAATTACCATTTCCTTTGGGTTGTGGATAGAGTCGTGATTATGGTGGCCCTAGGCGGTGCCTTTATCCGATTGGGTAACCTGATGAACTCTGAGATTGTAGGTATCCCTACTGATGTACCTTGGGCTTTTATCTTCGAAAGACTTGGGGACAACACTCCTCGCCACCCAGTACAGCTTTATGAATCGCTGACTTACTTTGCCACTTTCGCTATCCTTTGGGGGATGTACAAGAAGTTCGGCACATCGTTGGCTCATGGCAGATTGTTTGGCGTATTTCTGATAATGGTCTTTGGCTCCAGAATTATATGGGAGATGTTCAAAGTTCATCAAGCTGGTTTCATGGAAGGTGTTGACTTGAGAATGGGGCAACTGCTTAGTATTCCTTTAGTACTGGCTGGCCTTTACCTGCTATTCAAATCAAACAAGGGTGATACTGTAGAACAAGAAAAGACAAAGATCGGATAG
- the hemF gene encoding oxygen-dependent coproporphyrinogen oxidase gives MTDRHTIENWLRGLQDRICQSLEDADGKGKFQEDHWERPGGGGGRTRIFKDGNIIEKGGVNFSAVWGEAPANLVKALEVEGNEFLATGVSIVMHPNNPHVPIIHMNVRYFEMDNGTYWFGGGIDLTPHFVIKEDAKWFHEQLKAVCDKHDASFYPRFKKWADDYFYIRHREETRGVGGIFFDRISDKQESLNKEQLWAFVQDVGDAFARIYTHFMKKYHEMPVTEDEKEWQRLRRGRYVEFNLVWDRGTKFGLDTNGRTESILMSLPPLASWEYAHTPQPGSREAETLSLLKKGIDWVNID, from the coding sequence ATGACTGACAGACATACAATAGAGAACTGGCTCAGAGGCTTGCAGGATAGGATTTGCCAATCACTGGAAGACGCTGACGGAAAAGGAAAGTTTCAGGAAGATCATTGGGAAAGACCTGGCGGCGGCGGTGGTCGTACCAGAATTTTCAAGGATGGAAATATCATCGAAAAAGGTGGTGTAAACTTTTCTGCTGTGTGGGGAGAGGCTCCTGCAAATCTGGTAAAAGCACTGGAGGTAGAAGGAAATGAGTTTTTGGCTACAGGTGTCTCGATTGTTATGCATCCCAATAATCCACATGTGCCGATTATCCATATGAATGTCCGTTACTTTGAAATGGACAATGGAACTTATTGGTTTGGTGGAGGTATTGACCTTACCCCTCACTTTGTGATTAAGGAAGACGCTAAATGGTTTCATGAACAGCTAAAAGCTGTATGTGATAAACACGATGCTTCATTCTATCCACGCTTCAAAAAGTGGGCTGACGATTACTTCTACATTCGTCACAGGGAAGAAACAAGAGGCGTAGGCGGAATTTTCTTTGACAGGATTTCGGATAAACAGGAATCATTGAATAAGGAACAGTTATGGGCATTTGTTCAGGATGTGGGAGATGCTTTTGCGCGTATCTATACCCATTTTATGAAGAAATATCATGAGATGCCTGTTACGGAGGACGAAAAGGAGTGGCAACGTCTTCGAAGAGGAAGGTATGTCGAATTTAACCTTGTATGGGATAGAGGTACTAAGTTTGGTTTGGATACCAACGGAAGAACAGAATCTATTCTGATGAGTTTACCTCCATTGGCATCTTGGGAATATGCACATACACCACAGCCAGGAAGCAGGGAAGCTGAAACTCTTAGTCTGTTGAAAAAAGGCATTGACTGGGTGAATATAGACTAG
- the tsaD gene encoding tRNA (adenosine(37)-N6)-threonylcarbamoyltransferase complex transferase subunit TsaD: MNQTILAIESSCDETSAAVVQGGKVISNIVATQSVHEQYGGVVPELASRAHQKHIVPVIDQALKQAGIKKQDLDAIAFTKGPGLLGALLVGSSFAKSMAQSLGIPLIGINHMQAHILAHFIDEPHPKFPFLCLTVSGGHTQLVVVHDHLTMEVVGETQDDAVGEAFDKTAKIIGLPYPGGPLIDKYAQEGNPLAYEFPDVSTTGLNFSFSGIKTAFLNFLRKEVQKDPDFIKNNLPDICASIQHTLIRILLKKLKKATKQYKISEIAIAGGVSANSGLRKTLQEMGKEKGWNVYIPKFEYCTDNAAMIAITAHYKYLKGEFEDLTVTSNPRLKFEGINQ; encoded by the coding sequence ATGAATCAAACGATTCTCGCTATAGAGTCTTCTTGTGATGAAACCTCAGCAGCCGTTGTACAAGGCGGAAAGGTCATCAGTAATATCGTTGCCACACAATCAGTACACGAGCAATATGGCGGTGTAGTGCCCGAATTAGCATCAAGGGCACACCAGAAGCATATTGTTCCTGTTATTGACCAAGCACTAAAACAGGCTGGTATCAAAAAGCAGGATCTGGACGCCATTGCGTTTACAAAAGGTCCAGGGCTTTTGGGAGCCTTACTTGTAGGTAGCTCATTTGCTAAGTCAATGGCACAGTCCCTTGGGATTCCACTGATTGGCATCAACCATATGCAAGCACACATTCTTGCCCATTTTATTGATGAGCCACACCCTAAGTTTCCATTCCTATGCCTTACTGTCAGTGGAGGACATACACAATTGGTTGTAGTTCATGACCACTTGACCATGGAAGTTGTTGGAGAAACACAGGATGATGCAGTAGGCGAAGCATTTGATAAAACGGCTAAAATTATAGGTTTACCATATCCAGGAGGACCTTTGATTGACAAATATGCTCAAGAAGGCAATCCATTGGCTTATGAGTTTCCGGATGTCAGTACGACAGGGCTTAACTTCTCTTTCAGTGGCATTAAAACAGCATTTCTGAACTTTTTAAGAAAAGAAGTACAAAAAGACCCTGACTTTATCAAAAACAACTTACCTGATATTTGTGCCAGCATCCAACATACCCTGATCCGAATTTTGCTCAAGAAGCTCAAGAAAGCAACAAAGCAATACAAGATCAGTGAGATTGCTATTGCAGGTGGTGTTTCTGCCAATTCAGGGCTTCGCAAGACCCTACAGGAGATGGGAAAAGAGAAAGGATGGAATGTGTATATTCCGAAATTTGAATACTGTACGGACAATGCTGCCATGATTGCCATCACTGCCCACTACAAGTATTTGAAAGGAGAATTTGAAGACCTAACGGTAACTTCAAACCCAAGATTGAAGTTCGAAGGAATCAATCAGTAG
- a CDS encoding amylo-alpha-1,6-glucosidase yields the protein MKRGIYLFMTLWLFSLVGCDQKSEQQTESKQTTNSEVLSELGIQVPTDQNREFSYTDKKSGYYYARTHHQDNKETDGRATFYGWNIATQQLFKDYELKIDGAPVDRQNANVTIYPHQAVREYKNATETFRMFDMKPVLFIKLDNIQGEHISLKLFGQQIKFKEQDKGYALYELGKAVGKTVAVSTLKASNIKVLEDGTIQDKADQSNGFIIAFGDTKENAEKLIEATRNNADKWFDERVARMEKLITDNTYLQSSSDSLDKAVKWISLTMDQLITKQMGTGIYAGLPWFNDYWGRDLFIAVPGATLVTGQFNVAREILLSFAKFQNKDEGSKYYGRVPNRARPDDIIYNTTDGTPRFVIELLDYIKYSGDTTLIEELYPAVKRSIEGPIHYWVDQKGYLTHEDADTWMDAKIDNKIPWSPRGNRANDIQALWYDQLRAGAYFAKVMGEKEDQKEWTALADKLQKNFEKDFFDKQHHYMADRINKDNKKDFSIRPNQLFALKLVKRDETKMEITKTAWENLVFPWGVASLDQKHEDFHPYHENPEFYHKDAAYHNGTIWQWNNGIAMQRMIELGQQDMAFELFKNMNRDALTRDGVGSIAENADALPREGKILPKLTGTFLQAWSNSEHLRVWYQYFLGIRPNAIENKITLAPRVPTELTQLKYQVKVFDGTLKGEVLKEEAKTTYFYHFNGITPTIKLEMLNYAPTEVILKEGQALKVTTNGDGFMNIETINEDNSTDQLTKVGPDKKELSRQQNINEFFKDIKFAEPLPLNPQSKALSGKGVLRKERMEK from the coding sequence ATGAAAAGAGGTATTTATCTGTTTATGACGCTTTGGTTGTTCAGCCTTGTGGGTTGTGATCAAAAATCAGAACAGCAAACTGAAAGTAAGCAAACAACAAACAGCGAAGTTTTATCAGAACTGGGTATACAGGTACCCACAGACCAAAACAGGGAATTTTCTTATACAGATAAAAAATCCGGTTACTATTACGCCCGCACCCATCATCAGGATAATAAGGAAACTGATGGTAGAGCTACATTTTATGGTTGGAATATCGCTACTCAACAACTTTTCAAAGACTACGAATTAAAGATAGATGGGGCTCCAGTTGACCGTCAAAATGCCAATGTTACAATATACCCACATCAGGCAGTCAGAGAATACAAAAATGCCACTGAGACTTTCCGTATGTTTGATATGAAGCCTGTCCTCTTTATTAAACTGGACAATATTCAAGGAGAACACATCAGTCTCAAACTGTTTGGTCAGCAAATCAAATTCAAAGAACAAGATAAAGGATACGCCCTGTATGAACTGGGCAAAGCTGTTGGTAAAACCGTAGCAGTATCTACCCTAAAAGCTTCCAATATTAAGGTACTGGAAGATGGCACCATACAAGACAAAGCAGACCAATCAAACGGCTTTATCATTGCTTTTGGTGACACTAAAGAAAATGCCGAAAAGCTGATTGAAGCAACAAGAAACAATGCTGACAAGTGGTTTGATGAAAGGGTTGCCCGTATGGAGAAACTGATTACGGACAATACCTATCTCCAAAGCAGCAGTGATTCTTTGGATAAGGCTGTCAAATGGATCAGTCTAACCATGGATCAGCTGATTACAAAACAAATGGGAACAGGTATTTATGCTGGCTTACCTTGGTTCAATGACTACTGGGGTAGAGATTTGTTTATCGCAGTTCCTGGTGCAACACTTGTTACTGGACAGTTTAATGTGGCAAGAGAAATATTACTCTCTTTTGCCAAATTCCAAAATAAGGATGAAGGGTCTAAATACTATGGCAGAGTTCCGAACCGTGCAAGACCTGATGACATCATTTACAATACAACAGACGGGACACCTCGCTTTGTGATTGAATTACTGGATTACATTAAATACTCAGGAGACACCACCCTCATTGAAGAACTATACCCTGCTGTAAAAAGATCTATTGAAGGTCCAATTCACTATTGGGTAGACCAAAAAGGCTACCTCACACATGAGGATGCTGATACTTGGATGGATGCCAAGATTGACAATAAAATTCCTTGGTCACCAAGAGGAAATCGTGCCAATGACATTCAAGCCCTATGGTATGACCAATTGAGAGCTGGAGCATATTTCGCTAAAGTGATGGGGGAAAAAGAAGACCAAAAGGAATGGACGGCATTGGCAGACAAGCTCCAGAAAAACTTTGAAAAAGACTTCTTTGACAAGCAGCATCACTATATGGCTGACAGAATCAACAAGGATAATAAAAAAGATTTCAGTATCCGCCCTAACCAGCTTTTTGCCCTGAAACTCGTAAAACGTGATGAAACCAAGATGGAAATCACAAAGACAGCTTGGGAGAATCTGGTATTCCCTTGGGGAGTAGCCTCGCTTGATCAAAAACATGAAGATTTTCACCCTTACCATGAAAACCCTGAGTTTTATCACAAAGATGCAGCCTACCACAACGGTACAATATGGCAATGGAACAATGGTATTGCCATGCAACGCATGATCGAACTGGGACAACAGGATATGGCATTTGAGTTATTCAAAAACATGAACAGGGATGCCCTTACCCGAGATGGCGTTGGAAGTATTGCCGAAAACGCTGATGCCCTGCCTAGGGAAGGAAAAATACTGCCCAAACTCACAGGTACATTCCTGCAAGCATGGTCCAACTCTGAGCACCTGAGAGTCTGGTACCAATACTTTCTTGGCATTAGACCCAATGCCATTGAAAACAAAATCACCTTGGCTCCACGAGTTCCAACAGAGCTTACTCAATTAAAATATCAGGTAAAAGTTTTTGATGGTACTCTGAAAGGGGAAGTATTGAAGGAAGAAGCAAAAACCACATATTTCTATCATTTCAATGGCATTACGCCTACCATTAAGCTTGAAATGCTTAATTACGCCCCAACAGAAGTAATACTGAAAGAAGGGCAAGCATTGAAAGTTACCACCAATGGAGATGGTTTTATGAATATTGAAACAATCAATGAAGATAACTCTACAGACCAATTGACAAAAGTTGGCCCTGATAAAAAAGAGTTGTCGCGTCAGCAAAATATCAATGAGTTCTTCAAGGATATAAAATTTGCTGAGCCATTACCGTTGAACCCTCAATCCAAAGCACTGTCAGGTAAGGGAGTACTTCGAAAGGAAAGAATGGAAAAGTAG